The Bacillota bacterium sequence AGCTCTTCTTCAGCGGAAAGTGGTTGGGGGAAAGCGCTGCTATTGGTTATGTATGAAATTAGTATGAAGAATCCGGGTAGAAGGGTAACACTAACAATTAGGGTTGTAGAAAGCACGCGCCAAGCACCTCCATAAGTCAAAATGCCTTCTTTGAAATAATATGGGACTTGACGCTATTGTGTGCCTGTCTGTCGAACCAGTTTTCTCTTGTTCTGGTATAGACAAGACAATATTGGTATAATTAAAGAGTTCCAACATCTGTGGAGGAAGATAACATGCCCCAAGAGAGTTGTTCTCCTTTGCTTTGCCCCAAACTATACCTACGCTCGGTGTTTGATTTGCCGCTGGATCAGCTAAAGGAACGCGGAATTCGCGGACTTATCTTTGATTTGGACAATACGCTACTTTACTGGAACGCGTATGAGGTCACCCCGGAAGCGAAGGAGTTGTTCAGGCGGCTCAAGCAGACGGGCTTTTTATCCTGCTTGGTTTCAAACAACAAAAGGGATCGTGTGGAAAAAGTGGCCAGGGTTTTAGACGTCCCGGCTATTTCTAAAG is a genomic window containing:
- a CDS encoding YqeG family HAD IIIA-type phosphatase, producing MPQESCSPLLCPKLYLRSVFDLPLDQLKERGIRGLIFDLDNTLLYWNAYEVTPEAKELFRRLKQTGFLSCLVSNNKRDRVEKVARVLDVPAISKARKPSRRAFRQALATLGTTEKETAVVGDQLFTDVLGGNRLGLYTVLVMPLSKREFFGTKAIRSLERIVLRRLIRRGLVEKPATEG